The Archocentrus centrarchus isolate MPI-CPG fArcCen1 chromosome 12, fArcCen1, whole genome shotgun sequence genome includes a window with the following:
- the LOC115789645 gene encoding plancitoxin-1-like — protein MWRLVLTLTLCCWSSEATVTCRDNNNGEVDWYILYKAPGEEIPDPQNPRIKTYKKEMKYLYVDSSHSVPMVPGTTNYKNLIEPSGALANTLRPILKSVRDMPQNFGFISYSDQPPGCSAHTDKFGHSKGVLMLEHNSFGVWLLHSTPQFPFRRDQNNFWPESGFKNAQIFICVTFHYNQFHHIGTHLQHIGAFPFDHDIPEDFHRELKDATKWVQTAPVTTFQMLTSRGRQNFYSISKQQDSHLTVGDLYFTIAQETDSDVAVQTWGCQAGGVSSYCLDPKHKVYRVKNINTNTPVGSWMPSKDHSKWCVTKNQGKHWTCIGDVNRAETQYQRRGGALCINNERLRNMFLGFAGVTEDCPPTTRHGFHIMDIDPDCGPSPEYNTDTLMG, from the exons GTACATCTTATATAAGGCACCTGGTGAGGAGATCCCAGATCCTCAAAATCCTCGaattaaaacatataaaaaggAGATGAAGTACCTTTACGTTGATTCAAGTCACAGCGTGCCCATGGTACCCGGCACAACCAACTATAAGAACCTCATTGAGCCTTCCGGTGCCTTGGCCAACACATTGAGGCCAATCTTGAAGTCAGTTAGAGACATG cCACAAAACTTTGGTTTCATCAGCTACAGTGATCAGCCTCCAGGATGTAGTGCACACACTGACAAGTTTGGCCACAGCAAAG GGGTTCTGATGTTGGAACACAACAGCTTTGGGGTCTGGCTCTTACACAGCACACCACAGTTTCCCTTCAGGAGAGACCAAAACAATTTCTGGCCTGAGAGTGGATTTAAAAATGCTCAGATATTCATCTGTGTGACTTTCCACTACAATCAGTTCCATCACATTG GCACACATCTGCAGCACATCGGAGCTTTTCCATTCGACCATGATATTCCAGAAGACTTTCATCGAGAGCTCAAAGACGCAACAAAATGGGTACAAACTGCCCCAGTCACAACCTTCCAAATGCTGACATCAAGAGGACGTCAGAACTTCTACAGCATTTCTAAACAACAGGATTCACACTTAACAG TTGGAGACCTGTACTTCACCATTGCCCAGGAAACCGACAGTGATGTTGCTGTGCAGACCTGGGGCTGCCAGGCTGGAGGGGTATCTTCCTACTGTCTAGACCCCAAACATAAAGTGTACAgagttaaaaatataaatacaaatactcCAGTGGGTAGTTGGATGCCTTCAAAGGACCATTCAAAGTGGTGTGTGACCAAAAACCAAGGAAAACACTGGACCTGTATAGGTGATGTAAACAGGGCTGAAACCCAGTATCAGAGACGAGGTGGGGCGCTTTGCATTAACAACGAAAGACTAAGAAATATGTTTCTGGGTTTTGCTGGGGTGACTGAGGACTGTCCACCTACTACACGTCATGGATTTCACATCATGGACATCGACCCTGACTGTGGGCCAAGCCCTGAGTACAACACTGACACCCTCATGGGCTGA